One window of Dyadobacter sandarakinus genomic DNA carries:
- a CDS encoding ThuA domain-containing protein translates to MKIKQLTTRLLFALLALLLGNPATRAQTKPLVVFVTGDHEYSGEETLPIIAAELEKNYGMRTKVLKAYPDHNGEKDIPGLEALRDADLAVFYLRWRQLPKEQLAYIEEYLKKGKPVMGFRTTTHAFNYPKGDENEKWNAFGEFALNAPPGWGGAAKHTHYGHKSSTDVTIVPEQAKNPILTGVTAPFHARSWLYRVLPDYPTKGSTWLLMGKSVDPDKEAIENPVAWTGKNSFGGKVFMTTLGHPEDFRLEPFQRLVVNAIHWELGRPVPKSWKGKLDIQVPYREAK, encoded by the coding sequence ATGAAAATTAAGCAGTTAACCACCCGCTTGCTTTTCGCTTTGCTTGCCCTCCTGCTGGGTAATCCTGCAACGCGTGCCCAAACCAAGCCGCTGGTTGTATTTGTCACCGGCGACCACGAATACAGTGGGGAAGAGACCCTGCCAATCATTGCTGCAGAGCTTGAAAAAAATTATGGTATGCGTACCAAGGTCCTGAAAGCGTATCCAGATCACAATGGGGAAAAGGATATTCCGGGCCTGGAAGCCTTGCGTGATGCCGATCTGGCGGTATTTTACCTGCGCTGGCGGCAGCTTCCCAAAGAGCAGCTTGCCTACATTGAAGAGTACCTGAAAAAGGGCAAGCCGGTGATGGGTTTTCGTACGACCACGCATGCGTTCAACTATCCGAAAGGGGATGAGAATGAAAAATGGAATGCATTCGGCGAGTTTGCCCTCAATGCACCTCCCGGATGGGGCGGAGCTGCCAAGCACACCCATTATGGCCACAAAAGCAGTACGGACGTGACCATTGTTCCCGAGCAGGCCAAAAACCCGATCCTGACCGGGGTTACTGCTCCTTTTCATGCCCGCTCCTGGCTTTACCGGGTACTTCCGGATTATCCTACCAAGGGTTCCACCTGGCTGCTGATGGGCAAATCCGTTGATCCCGACAAGGAAGCGATCGAAAATCCCGTGGCATGGACAGGCAAAAATTCGTTTGGCGGCAAAGTGTTCATGACGACGCTGGGCCACCCCGAAGATTTTCGTCTCGAACCTTTTCAGCGCCTGGTGGTGAATGCTATTCACTGGGAGCTGGGCCGTCCGGTGCCTAAAAGCTGGAAAGGCAAACTGGACATACAGGTGCCTTACCGTGAAGCCAAGTAG
- a CDS encoding DUF6157 family protein, producing MHTTNYINTFIEVAEDSTAEKAEVPPMKGAEKTVAGLQFELVYDHPYQYTSDDLIFGVYARRNGLKKVDLDAEREKFFSRGQACMRASPLAKKYGWGVHSNEEGKVALYPVESEEYKRLAADEQLKHTRAMRSKKS from the coding sequence ATGCATACGACCAACTACATCAACACATTTATCGAAGTCGCCGAAGACAGTACTGCTGAAAAAGCGGAAGTGCCTCCCATGAAGGGAGCTGAGAAAACGGTCGCCGGTCTTCAGTTTGAGCTGGTTTACGACCATCCCTACCAATACACTTCCGACGATCTGATCTTCGGGGTATACGCCCGCCGGAACGGGTTGAAGAAAGTGGATCTGGATGCAGAGCGTGAAAAGTTTTTTTCCAGGGGGCAAGCCTGCATGCGTGCTTCGCCGCTGGCCAAAAAATACGGCTGGGGCGTTCACAGCAACGAAGAAGGCAAAGTGGCATTGTACCCGGTGGAGTCTGAAGAATACAAAAGGCTGGCCGCCGATGAACAGCTGAAACATACCAGGGCAATGCGTTCGAAGAAAAGTTAG
- a CDS encoding outer membrane beta-barrel protein yields MKTAFTSLLVLFAMGTVMYAHAQDAPIQSEWRKERDAETDAKLAREQAGISTSRWNFGVNGGYAYRLFRSGVRKNPDQEKYIKDLKSGISFGGDLAYFPWRKIGIGAVYDYYTSKATAADGLSEDVTIQFYGGSLIHRANLKNNRSFIRTALLMGYQPYQNKTVSNASFTISGKTVGWGVSVGVEQKLSDHLAIHLTGTALLGAAYRIERATGINKETLHLGKDNSVDLSRASLTLGLRFL; encoded by the coding sequence ATGAAAACTGCATTCACATCCCTGCTTGTTCTGTTTGCCATGGGTACGGTCATGTATGCCCATGCACAAGATGCCCCCATTCAAAGCGAGTGGAGAAAGGAAAGGGATGCGGAAACCGATGCAAAGCTGGCCAGGGAGCAGGCGGGCATCTCTACTTCACGGTGGAACTTCGGGGTAAATGGCGGCTATGCCTACCGGCTCTTCCGGTCGGGGGTGCGCAAGAATCCGGATCAGGAAAAATACATCAAAGATCTTAAATCAGGCATTTCTTTCGGCGGCGATCTGGCCTATTTTCCATGGAGAAAAATAGGTATAGGCGCTGTTTACGACTATTATACGAGCAAGGCCACGGCTGCCGACGGGCTCAGTGAGGATGTTACGATACAGTTTTACGGCGGCTCCCTCATTCATCGCGCTAATCTTAAAAATAACCGCTCCTTCATACGTACAGCGCTCCTGATGGGGTATCAGCCTTATCAGAACAAGACGGTATCCAATGCCAGCTTTACGATCAGCGGCAAAACGGTGGGATGGGGCGTAAGTGTGGGCGTAGAACAGAAATTATCTGATCATCTGGCTATACACCTCACGGGCACCGCCCTGCTGGGCGCCGCCTACCGCATTGAGCGGGCCACGGGTATTAACAAGGAAACCCTGCACCTGGGCAAGGACAACAGTGTAGACCTGTCGAGAGCTTCGCTTACACTGGGGCTCCGGTTTTTGTAA
- a CDS encoding SusD/RagB family nutrient-binding outer membrane lipoprotein translates to MKRFSIYGLSLLLFVVAGCTDKFDEINTDPTQASETVWDPNYFLPNAQLSYINLGYGSIIYQSLMTQVLASTFYYYGNGDKYVNTQNSTSYQGNIFGTTYGVGRLLAEMMRLTKDKEQYSNLYNVGRIMQVMNFQQGTDTYGDIPYTEAFKVREGVQTPKYDTQQSIYAAMLPELESAINGLDASKLKPTGDLFYGGDITKWKKFGYSLMLRVAMRLTKVDPATAKTWAEKAAAGGTFASIDDNARIVADANNANSAIYGVYQVADDYRELRFSKTFIDALKTAGDPRLSAIAEVPAPGAAANANQSLVGNNAASIQMGLPNGYDLIGGATDIKKAPGYPGPTGTGNDVAPLGNYSRPRISVYLKRNGTLFVLTYPEIELLLAEAKVRGWNVPGTAADHYKNGIVGGMTTMGQLDPTAEISATTATAYATAHPLTTTSLEASLKDINTQYWLVTGSEFNFMETWHNWRRSGYPQLTPINYPGNVTGGTIPRRMIYLSTEIINNGASYQEAVGRITGGDLLTGRVWWDK, encoded by the coding sequence ATGAAAAGATTTTCAATATATGGTTTGTCCCTTCTCCTATTTGTTGTAGCGGGTTGTACGGATAAATTCGACGAGATCAACACCGACCCGACGCAGGCTAGCGAGACTGTCTGGGATCCTAATTACTTTCTTCCAAATGCGCAGTTGTCTTACATCAATCTGGGTTACGGGAGTATCATTTACCAAAGTTTGATGACGCAGGTACTTGCTTCAACATTCTACTATTATGGAAATGGTGACAAGTATGTGAACACGCAGAACTCGACCAGCTATCAGGGTAACATTTTTGGTACTACGTACGGTGTAGGAAGGCTTCTGGCCGAAATGATGCGTCTGACGAAAGACAAAGAACAGTATTCCAACCTGTACAATGTGGGCCGGATCATGCAGGTTATGAATTTCCAGCAGGGAACGGATACGTATGGTGATATACCTTATACTGAAGCATTTAAGGTAAGAGAAGGTGTCCAAACTCCAAAGTACGATACCCAGCAATCGATCTACGCGGCCATGCTTCCGGAGCTGGAATCGGCAATTAACGGACTGGATGCCAGCAAGCTGAAACCAACCGGGGATTTGTTTTACGGCGGCGATATTACCAAGTGGAAAAAGTTCGGGTACTCGCTGATGCTGCGCGTCGCAATGCGCCTTACAAAGGTAGATCCCGCCACTGCCAAGACCTGGGCTGAAAAAGCGGCTGCGGGCGGCACATTCGCTTCCATCGACGACAATGCTAGAATTGTTGCGGATGCGAATAATGCGAACTCGGCTATTTACGGCGTATATCAGGTAGCAGATGATTATCGTGAACTGCGCTTTTCCAAGACTTTTATCGATGCATTGAAAACAGCAGGAGACCCGCGCCTGTCCGCAATCGCTGAGGTTCCTGCTCCGGGAGCTGCTGCGAATGCCAATCAATCGCTTGTCGGTAACAATGCTGCCTCAATCCAGATGGGTTTGCCAAATGGTTATGACCTGATCGGAGGTGCTACGGATATCAAAAAGGCCCCGGGTTACCCTGGCCCGACTGGTACTGGCAATGATGTTGCGCCGCTTGGAAATTATTCAAGACCCCGTATTTCGGTTTACCTGAAAAGAAACGGAACCTTGTTCGTGCTGACTTATCCTGAAATCGAGCTGCTGCTGGCGGAAGCCAAAGTACGCGGCTGGAATGTGCCGGGAACTGCGGCCGACCATTACAAAAATGGCATCGTCGGCGGGATGACCACCATGGGCCAGCTTGACCCGACTGCTGAGATTTCTGCGACGACTGCAACGGCTTATGCCACTGCGCATCCACTGACGACCACATCCTTGGAAGCCTCGTTGAAAGATATCAACACGCAGTACTGGCTCGTGACCGGCTCGGAATTCAACTTCATGGAAACCTGGCACAACTGGCGCCGGTCGGGGTACCCGCAGCTAACCCCTATCAATTACCCGGGTAATGTGACTGGCGGTACTATCCCCAGAAGGATGATTTACCTGTCGACCGAGATTATCAACAATGGTGCAAGTTACCAGGAGGCAGTAGGCCGTATTACCGGCGGCGACCTGCTCACCGGACGTGTATGGTGGGATAAATAA
- a CDS encoding vanadium-dependent haloperoxidase, giving the protein MRKYVLLVLLLAGQAVQAAQDLKAHLQPAVFSVTMVMIHDVVNPPAASRFYTYCLMGAYEISSWHNRDIVAPTRFIKSIAPFSIEAKDYNYQIAALYCILETGRLILPSGYMLEEDQKKLVIALLREKFSQSEIDKSIAAAREVAQKIASYAATDGYLSLSTRVRYRPKKGDAYWYPTPPGYIEGIEPHWKTIRPMLIDSSSQFAPPPPVAFSRDSTSAFFKLTYEVYKTGRDLTEQQRFIASYWDCNPFAINTSGHMSIGFKKISPGGHWMNITGIAVAKSSMGLDKGILVHALAAATLMDAFISCWDEKYRSSRIRPETVINRYIDPKWQPLLQTPPFPEYTSGHSVISTAVSELLTYLLGDHFAFRDDTEVIFDLPARDFRSFRLAAEEAAISRLYGGIHYRDAIEKGQEQGRQVGMYIIELLKKNGIKPVI; this is encoded by the coding sequence ATGCGTAAGTACGTTTTGCTGGTGCTCCTGCTTGCCGGCCAGGCGGTACAGGCGGCCCAGGACCTGAAGGCCCATTTGCAACCGGCCGTTTTTTCGGTGACCATGGTGATGATACACGACGTGGTAAACCCTCCGGCAGCCAGCAGGTTTTACACGTACTGCCTGATGGGTGCCTATGAAATTTCGTCCTGGCACAACAGGGACATTGTCGCACCTACGCGTTTTATCAAAAGCATTGCGCCTTTTTCCATTGAAGCAAAGGATTATAATTACCAGATTGCGGCATTGTACTGCATCCTCGAAACCGGAAGGCTCATCCTGCCGTCGGGTTATATGCTGGAAGAGGATCAGAAAAAGCTGGTGATTGCATTGCTGCGCGAAAAGTTTTCCCAATCCGAAATCGACAAGTCCATTGCTGCTGCGCGTGAAGTAGCCCAGAAAATCGCATCCTACGCTGCCACCGACGGCTACCTGTCGCTGAGCACCCGCGTGCGGTACAGGCCCAAAAAGGGTGATGCTTACTGGTATCCCACGCCTCCCGGTTACATTGAGGGTATCGAGCCGCATTGGAAAACGATCCGCCCGATGCTGATTGATTCCAGCAGCCAGTTTGCGCCTCCGCCTCCGGTCGCATTCAGCAGGGATAGTACCAGTGCTTTTTTCAAGCTGACTTATGAAGTTTACAAAACAGGCAGGGACCTTACTGAGCAGCAGCGCTTTATTGCTTCCTACTGGGACTGTAATCCTTTCGCAATCAACACGTCCGGCCATATGTCCATCGGGTTCAAGAAAATCAGCCCGGGCGGGCACTGGATGAACATAACCGGGATTGCTGTGGCCAAGTCCAGCATGGGCCTGGACAAGGGAATCCTCGTCCACGCATTGGCAGCTGCTACTTTGATGGACGCTTTTATCAGCTGCTGGGACGAAAAGTACCGGAGCAGCCGCATCCGTCCCGAGACGGTAATCAACCGTTATATTGATCCCAAGTGGCAGCCCCTTTTGCAAACACCGCCTTTTCCGGAGTATACCAGTGGGCATAGCGTCATTTCCACGGCTGTGTCCGAGCTGCTCACGTACCTGCTGGGTGACCATTTTGCTTTCCGGGACGATACAGAGGTGATCTTCGATCTGCCTGCCCGCGATTTCAGATCATTCAGGCTGGCAGCCGAGGAAGCCGCCATTTCACGCCTTTACGGTGGAATACACTACCGGGATGCCATTGAAAAAGGGCAGGAGCAGGGCAGGCAGGTGGGTATGTACATCATTGAGCTGCTTAAAAAAAACGGGATCAAACCCGTGATTTGA
- a CDS encoding VCBS repeat-containing protein: MNNRHLYRLLLLCLPLSLGMLPSWAQGTLFQQLLPRQTGIDFMNTINEDERFNVMAYEYFYNGGGVAAGDINNDGFEDLFFTSNMGSNKLYLNLGKTQKLQFKDITAAAGKGLDGRKGGWKTGVTMADVNGDGLLDIYICYSGKVEDEKRRNQLFINQGNLKFLEQAAAYGLDDISYSTQAAFFDYDRDGDLDMMLLNHSVKKIDNMELAKFRQETDQLAGNKLFENKNNHFEEVTLKAGIHQYPLTFGLGMAIADVNQDGWEDIYVTNDYNEPDYLYINNKNGTFTDVTQDYFRHLAQFSMGVEIADFNNDGLPDIMSLDMLPEDNQRQKLLQLQENYESFELMQQQNLHKQYMRNMLQLNNGDGTFSEIAQVAGVSNTDWSWSPLLADFDNDGFKDLFVSNGYFRDYTNKDFLKYWGDYKIRRAVDKEPVQLMDLVKAMPSTKLLSYIFRNNHDLTFTKKQEEWGISMPTISSGAVYADLDNDGDLDLVVNNINDPAFLYRNTASETGSNWLQVRLQQSDKNKNSVGACVYVYAGGDVQYQEVNPNRGYLSATPLRLHFGMGNEKAADSVRIIWPDGTFQVLKNTAANALLTVQKDKKAPKMPELAKATNPIFTLEKPPVTYQHEGFNENDFKRQPLMLSMYSQTGPVVARGDVNHDGLDDIFVSGDQNKQARIWLQQPGGTFSEMPGFSVGDENISAASAAMFFDANGDGFDDLYVAKGGYSMFEPNTISLQDEIYLNDGKGNLNLSVLSLPNLKSSSKSCICPFDFDRDGDLDLFVGGRVIPGRYPESPASYLLINDGKGNFSIRESPFFKVGMVTAAQWADLDGDGKTELILAGEMMPISVFTFQGKDFEETTSRYFVSPEAGFWSALKVEDLDGDGTLDIAAGNLGLNTQIKISEKEPAELYYADFDKNGSIDPFFNFYIQGKSYPFVSRDELNDQIYPMRKKFPFYRDYANASMTDVFSADDLGKAGKLRATEARTVVFFNKKGKFEKQVLPVQAQFAPVTAIVPGDFDHDGKKDLLLLGNRMDNRLKLGSMDANYGCLLAGDGKGGFTYVAQPASGLCVKGDVKSCVEAKVNQEKLLVIGAFNQSLQFYKNTHK; the protein is encoded by the coding sequence ATGAATAACCGACACCTTTACCGTTTACTGCTGCTGTGCCTGCCCCTGTCTTTGGGTATGCTCCCAAGCTGGGCTCAGGGCACGCTTTTTCAACAGCTTCTTCCCCGGCAGACGGGCATCGATTTCATGAATACGATCAATGAGGACGAGCGCTTCAACGTCATGGCGTATGAATACTTTTACAATGGGGGAGGTGTGGCTGCGGGCGATATCAATAATGATGGGTTCGAAGATCTTTTCTTTACCTCCAACATGGGCTCTAACAAGCTATACCTGAACCTTGGTAAAACTCAGAAACTGCAGTTTAAGGACATTACCGCTGCGGCAGGCAAAGGTCTGGATGGACGGAAAGGCGGCTGGAAAACGGGCGTGACCATGGCCGATGTGAACGGGGACGGACTGCTGGACATCTATATCTGCTACTCGGGCAAGGTAGAGGACGAAAAGCGCCGCAATCAGCTTTTCATCAATCAGGGTAATCTCAAATTTCTGGAACAGGCTGCGGCGTACGGACTGGATGATATCAGTTACAGTACGCAGGCGGCTTTTTTTGACTATGACCGCGACGGGGACCTGGATATGATGCTCCTCAACCATAGTGTCAAGAAAATTGATAATATGGAGCTGGCCAAGTTCAGGCAGGAAACCGACCAGCTGGCAGGCAACAAGCTTTTTGAAAACAAAAACAACCATTTCGAAGAGGTAACCCTGAAAGCCGGCATCCACCAGTACCCGCTGACCTTTGGGCTGGGTATGGCGATTGCGGATGTAAACCAGGATGGATGGGAGGATATTTACGTCACCAACGACTATAATGAGCCCGACTACCTTTACATTAATAATAAAAACGGCACGTTCACGGATGTGACCCAGGACTATTTCCGCCACCTGGCGCAGTTCTCCATGGGGGTTGAAATTGCGGATTTCAACAATGACGGCCTGCCGGATATTATGTCGCTGGATATGCTGCCGGAGGATAACCAGCGCCAGAAACTGCTGCAGCTTCAGGAAAACTACGAGTCTTTTGAGCTCATGCAGCAACAAAACCTGCACAAGCAGTACATGCGTAACATGCTGCAGCTCAACAATGGGGACGGTACTTTCAGCGAGATCGCGCAGGTGGCTGGCGTATCCAATACCGATTGGAGCTGGAGTCCGCTCCTGGCCGATTTTGACAATGATGGTTTTAAGGATCTTTTTGTTTCAAACGGCTATTTCCGCGATTATACCAATAAGGATTTTTTGAAATACTGGGGTGACTATAAAATTCGCCGGGCCGTGGATAAAGAGCCGGTACAGCTGATGGACCTTGTCAAAGCAATGCCTTCGACCAAGCTCCTGAGCTACATTTTCCGTAATAACCACGATCTGACATTTACCAAAAAACAGGAAGAATGGGGCATCAGTATGCCTACTATTTCAAGCGGGGCGGTGTATGCCGATCTTGATAATGACGGCGACCTTGACCTGGTGGTCAACAATATCAATGATCCTGCATTCCTTTACCGGAACACTGCGTCGGAAACCGGCAGCAACTGGCTTCAGGTCAGACTGCAGCAAAGCGACAAAAACAAAAACAGCGTGGGGGCGTGCGTATATGTGTACGCCGGCGGGGACGTCCAGTACCAGGAAGTGAATCCCAACCGGGGTTACCTGTCGGCGACACCGCTGCGGCTGCATTTCGGCATGGGTAATGAAAAAGCTGCCGACTCGGTCAGGATCATCTGGCCTGACGGTACTTTCCAGGTTTTGAAAAATACAGCGGCCAATGCACTGCTGACTGTACAAAAAGATAAAAAAGCACCTAAAATGCCGGAGCTTGCCAAGGCGACCAACCCGATTTTTACGCTCGAAAAGCCGCCTGTGACCTACCAGCATGAGGGTTTCAATGAGAATGATTTCAAACGCCAGCCGCTCATGCTCTCCATGTACTCTCAAACCGGTCCGGTAGTGGCCAGGGGAGATGTGAACCACGATGGGCTCGATGATATATTCGTGAGCGGCGACCAGAACAAGCAAGCCAGGATATGGCTGCAGCAGCCGGGCGGTACGTTTTCCGAAATGCCTGGGTTTTCAGTAGGGGACGAAAACATCTCCGCAGCATCGGCAGCTATGTTTTTTGATGCAAATGGGGATGGTTTTGACGACCTGTATGTAGCCAAAGGCGGCTATTCCATGTTCGAGCCCAATACCATTTCACTGCAGGACGAAATTTACCTTAATGACGGAAAAGGTAACCTGAACCTTTCGGTACTCTCACTGCCCAACCTCAAAAGCAGCAGCAAATCCTGCATTTGTCCGTTTGATTTTGACCGGGACGGTGATCTGGATCTGTTTGTGGGCGGGCGGGTCATTCCCGGCCGCTATCCCGAAAGTCCGGCGTCGTACCTGCTGATCAATGATGGCAAAGGCAATTTCAGTATCAGGGAATCACCTTTTTTCAAGGTCGGTATGGTGACTGCGGCGCAGTGGGCAGACCTCGACGGCGATGGTAAAACGGAGCTGATCCTGGCGGGGGAGATGATGCCGATCTCGGTTTTTACATTCCAGGGAAAAGATTTTGAAGAAACTACCAGCCGGTATTTTGTCAGTCCTGAGGCAGGTTTCTGGTCTGCCCTGAAGGTGGAAGACCTCGATGGTGACGGTACATTGGACATTGCAGCGGGTAACCTCGGGCTTAATACGCAGATCAAAATTTCCGAAAAAGAGCCTGCTGAGCTCTACTATGCGGACTTTGATAAAAACGGCTCCATTGACCCGTTCTTTAACTTTTATATCCAGGGTAAATCCTACCCGTTTGTAAGCCGTGACGAGCTGAATGACCAGATCTACCCGATGCGAAAAAAATTTCCATTTTACCGCGACTATGCCAATGCATCCATGACCGACGTGTTTTCTGCGGATGACCTGGGCAAAGCGGGCAAGCTCAGGGCTACCGAGGCTCGTACAGTCGTATTTTTTAACAAAAAAGGAAAGTTTGAAAAACAGGTTTTGCCTGTGCAGGCGCAATTTGCACCTGTGACCGCCATCGTGCCGGGCGACTTTGACCACGACGGAAAAAAGGACCTGCTGCTGCTCGGCAACCGCATGGACAACCGGCTCAAACTAGGCAGCATGGACGCTAATTATGGCTGCCTGCTTGCCGGTGACGGCAAAGGTGGTTTCACGTATGTAGCCCAGCCAGCCTCGGGTTTATGCGTGAAAGGCGACGTGAAATCCTGTGTCGAAGCAAAGGTCAATCAGGAAAAGCTGCTCGTAATCGGAGCATTCAACCAATCTCTACAGTTTTACAAAAACACCCATAAGTAA